In the Pithys albifrons albifrons isolate INPA30051 chromosome 3, PitAlb_v1, whole genome shotgun sequence genome, one interval contains:
- the IFT27 gene encoding intraflagellar transport protein 27 homolog yields the protein MVKLAAKCLLAGDPAVGKSTLAQMFRSDGAHFQKNYTLTTGVDLLVKAVSVPETSDSVEFFIFDSAGKDLFSEMLEKLWEQPNVLCLVYDVTNEQSFTNCSKWLEKLKAQAVGVHIPGVLVGNKTDLTDRRVVEEKEAQEWAEKHGLEYCEMSVKEMKNFEAPFRTLAKLFHQLYKEKVETFHSLA from the exons GAGATCCAGCTGTGGGGAAGAGTACTTTAGCCCAGATGTTTCGCAGTGATGGGGCTCATTTTCAGAAGAACTACACACTG ACAACGGGCGTAGATCTGTTGGTGAAGGCTGTATCAGTTCCAGAGACAAGTGATAGTGTG GAATTCTTCATTTTTGACTCTGCAGGAAAAGAtctattttctgaaatgctggaGAAACTG TGGGAGCAGCCCAACGTTCTGTGCCTTGTGTATGATGTCACTAATGAGCAATCTTTCACCAACTGTAGCAAATGGTTGGAGAAGCTGAAGGCTCAAGCAGTTGGGGTGCACATCCCAG gtgTCTTAGTGGGAAATAAAACAGACCTAACTGATCGTCGAGTTGTGGAGGAGAAAGAAGCACAGGAGTGGGCTGAGAAACATGGCCTGGAGTACTGTGAGATGTCAGTG AAGGAGATGAAAAATTTTGAGGCCCCTTTCCGCACCCTGGCAAAGTTATTCCACCAACTGTACAAAGAGAAAGTGGAAACTTTTCACTCACTAGCATAA